The Urocitellus parryii isolate mUroPar1 chromosome 6, mUroPar1.hap1, whole genome shotgun sequence genome includes a window with the following:
- the LOC113177052 gene encoding olfactory receptor 4K3-like — MGGENQSAVSEFVLLGLCHSWNVQILLFVIFLVLYLIIVPGNIVIVTSIITDPHLHSPMYFLLANLSFVDMWLSSITTPKMIIDFLREDKTISFGGCMSQVFLAQLIAALEMVLLVVMAYDRYVAICKPLHYFTIMSLQKCIGLVVTAWTIGFVHALSQVVVIVHLPFCGPREVDSFFCDRPLVVKLACMDRHNIEIFMNINCGFVAITSFVMLLISYTHILITVSKSSKTGASKALSTCSAHITVVVLFFGPCIFLYVWPLSITWMDKFLAVFYSVFTPLLNPVIYTLRNKEMKNAMKRFRSYYIDCKRNT, encoded by the coding sequence ATGGGTGGAGAAAATCAGTCTGCAGTGTCAGAATTTGTGCTCCTGGGACTCTGTCACTCATGGAATGTTCAGATCTTACTCTTTGTCATATTTTTGGTACTTTATCTCATCATTGTTCCTGGAAATATTGTCATTGTGACCTCAATCATCACTGACCCTCATCTCCATTCCCCCATGTATTTTTTGTTAGCTAACTTGTCCTTTGTTGACATGTGGCTTTCCTCAATCACCACTCCTAAGATGATCATAGACTTTCTCAGAGAGGACAAGACCATTTCCTTTGGTGGCTGCATGTCCCAGGTCTTCCTTGCCCAATTAATTGCAGCACTTGAGATGGTGCTCCTGGTGgtcatggcctatgaccgctacgtggccatctgcaaaccacTTCACTACTTCACCATTATGAGCCTACAAAAGTGCATTGGGCTGGTGGTGACTGCCTGGACCATTGGCTTTGTGCATGCCTTGAGCCAAGTGGTTGTCATTGTGCACTTGCCTTTCTGTGGCCCCAGGGAAGTGGACAGTTTCTTCTGTGATAGACCACTGGTAGTCAAGCTCGCCTGCATGGATCGCCATAATATAGaaattttcatgaatattaaCTGTGGGTTTGTGGCTATAACTTCCTTTGTTATGCTACTGATATCCTACACACATATTCTTATCACCGTAAGCAAAAGCTCTAAAACTGGTGCATCTAAGGCCCTGTCCACATGCAGTGCCCACATCACAGTGGTGGTTCTTTTCTTTGGGCCTTGCATCTTCCTCTATGTGTGGCCACTCAGCATCACCTGGATGGACAAATTTCTTGCTGTGTTTTATTCTGTATTTACTCCTCTCCTCAATCCAGTCATTTACACACTGAGaaacaaagagatgaaaaatgcTATGAAGAGATTCAGAAGCTACTACATAGATTGCAAGAGAAACACTTAA
- the LOC113177049 gene encoding olfactory receptor 4F4-like yields MDGGNQSIVSEFLLLGLCHSWDIQVLLFMILFMIYLMTVFGNIFIILLIMKDTHLHTPMYFLLANLSFIDMWLSSITTPKMIIGFLRENQSISFGGCMCQVLFVHFIGSSEMIILVAMAYDRYVAICKPLHYTTTMSLQKCMRLVVIAWIAGFVHGMSQLVVIAQLPFCGPREIDSFFCDIPLVIKLACMDSSNVDTLINIDCGFVAVTSFILLLISYTHILVTVRHSSKSGASKALSTCTAHIIVVVLFFGPCIFIYVWPIGVPWLDKFFAVFYTAITPLLNPTIYSLRNKDIKEAMKRFKSCCYGFQG; encoded by the coding sequence ATGGATGGAGGAAATCAGTCCATAGTgtcagaatttttgcttctggGACTTTGCCATTCATGGGATATTCAGGTTTTGCTCTTTATGATATTATTTATGATTTACCTGatgactgtatttggaaatatttttatcatactaCTAATCATGAAGGATACCCATCTTCatacccccatgtacttcttgtTAGCCAACCTATCCTTTATTGACATGTGGCTTTCCTCAATCACCACTCCTAAGATGATCATAGGATTTCTCAGGGAGAACCAAAGCATTTCCTTTGGAGGCTGCATGTGCCAGGTTCTCTTTGTCCATTTTATTGGATCAAGTGAGATGATAATACTGGTggccatggcctatgaccgctacgTGGCCATCTGCAAACCCCTCCACTATACTACCACTATGAGTCTGCAAAAGTGCATGAGGCTGGTAGTGATTGCCTGGATTGCTGGCTTTGTGCATGGCATGAGTCAATTGGTTGTAATTGCACAGCTGCCTTTCTGTGGCCCCAGAGAAATAGACAGCTTCTTCTGTGACATACCACTGGTAATCAAGCTGGCCTGCATGGATTCCTCTAATGTAGACACTTTAATAAACATTGACTGTGGGTTTGTGGCTGTAACCTCCTTTATTCTATTGCTGATATCCTACACACATATTCTTGTCACAGTTCGCCATAGCTCTAAGTCTGGTGCATCCAAGGCTCTTTCTACATGCACTGCCCACATCATAGTGGTGGTGCTCTTCTTTGGGCCGTGCATCTTCATCTATGTGTGGCCAATCGGCGTTCCGTGGTTGGACAAATTTTTTGCCGTGTTTTACACTGCTATAACACCTCTTCTAAATCCTACAATTTACTCTttgagaaataaagatattaaagaagCTATGAAGAGATTCAAAAGCTGTTGCTATGGATTCCAAGGCTAA
- the LOC113177048 gene encoding olfactory receptor 4F4-like, with the protein MDGGNQSIVSEFLLLGLCHSWDIQVLLFIIFFMIYLMTVFGNIFIMLLIIKDTHLHSPMYFLLANLSFVDMWLSSITTPKMIIGFLRENQSISFGGCMCQVLFVHFVGGTEMVILVAMAYDRYVAICKPLHYTTIMSLQRCIGLVAIAWIAGFVHGMSHLGVIVQLPFCGPREIDSFFCDMPLVIKLACMDSKNLDTLMNIDCGFVAVTSFILLLISYTHILVTVRQSSKSGASKALSTCTAHITVVVLFFGPCIFIYVWPVSATWLDKFLAVFYTAITPLLNPAIYSLRNKEIKDAMKRFKSYCLIPRLIFNAQKQVSASN; encoded by the coding sequence ATGGATGGAGGAAATCAATCCATAGTgtcagaatttttgcttctggGACTTTGCCATTCATGGGATATTCAGGTCTTGctcttcataatattttttatgatttacctgatgactgtatttggaaatatttttatcatgctACTAATCATCAAGGATACCCATCTCCattcccccatgtacttcttGTTAGCCAACCTATCCTTTGTTGACATGTGGCTTTCCTCCATCACCACTCCTAAGATGATCATAGGATTTCTCAGGGAGAACCAGAGCATTTCCTTTGGAGGCTGCATGTGCCAGGTTCTCTTTGTACATTTTGTTGGAGGGACTGAGATGGTAATACTGGTGGCCATGGCTTATGACCGTTATGTAGCCATCTGCAAACCCCTCCACTATACCACCATTATGAGTCTGCAAAGGTGCATTGGGTTAGTAGCCATTGCCTGGATTGCTGGCTTTGTGCATGGCATGAGTCACCTGGGTGTGATTGTGCAGTTGCCTTTCTGTGGCCCCAGAGAAATAGACAGCTTCTTCTGTGATATGCCTCTGGTGATCAAGCTGGCCTGCATGGATTCAAAAAATCTGGACACTTTAATGAACATTGACTGTGGGTTTGTGGCTGTAACCTCCTTTATTCTATTGCTGATATCCTACACACATATTCTTGTCACAGTTCGCCAAAGCTCTAAGTCTGGTGCATCCAAGGCTCTTTCTACATGCACTGCCCACATCACAGTGGTGGTGCTCTTCTTTGGGCCCTGCATCTTCATCTATGTGTGGCCAGTCAGCGCTACATGGTTGGACAAATTTCTTGCTGTGTTTTACACTGCTATAACACCTCTTTTAAATCCTGCCATTTACTcattgagaaataaagaaattaaagatgctATGAAGAGATTCAAAAGCTATTGCTTGATTCCAAGGCTAATATTTAATGCCCAGAAGCAAGTGAGTGCTTCAAATTGA